From the Lathyrus oleraceus cultivar Zhongwan6 chromosome 4, CAAS_Psat_ZW6_1.0, whole genome shotgun sequence genome, one window contains:
- the LOC127073542 gene encoding uncharacterized protein LOC127073542 — protein MATVPEPKRKTCSYIFHREPLTSLIELSSLVTSDRLRGFVDQYGDILTLLKMVVDPVPLQTLLQFYDPELRCFTFQDYQLAPTLEEYSILLGVPVRHQVPFLDVPKEVDFRVIARALHLSIRDISDSWKTNGDVVGLPLKFLLRVARGEAEKGNWGAFHAQLAAMIYGIVLFPSMPNFIDYATVCIFIGRNPVPTLLADTYYAIHSRHGKGGAIRCCLPLLLRWFMSLLPVSGPFVDAQSTYRWTQRVMSLTSYDIRWQSYRMDVRDVIMSCGEFRNVPLVGTKGCINYNPVLSLRQLGFIMSRRPLEAEIDESVYFEKKNDPARLEQIGRAWKSIGVRDGSILGKKFAIAMPDYTDWVKKRVETLLLPYDRMNPLQVQPPLILADTVPAEQYKQALMESRRLKEKEQDAQRELYQAKAEKLNLSHQLRDIQSADVGGVRSKKRSYSEMETLLDAEHRECLRLQRAEASYLKKIRDLEKQIKAKDIQLKKEVDQRLASETQLGAEVIELRRQLKEKITPLPECSECELLIDQCHYLKTLIPGSSLS, from the coding sequence atggcaacagttcccgagccgaagcggaagacttgttcctacattttccaccgtgagcctttgacatctctgattgagttgagtagTCTTGTGACCAGTGATCGTCTGAGGGGGTTTGtggatcagtatggggatattctgactctgttgaagatggtagttgacccggtgccgttacagacgcttcttcagttctatgacccagagcttagatgtttcactttccaggactatcagttggcgcctactctcgaggagtactccattctgttgggTGTCCCTGTTCGGCATCAGGTTCCTTTCCTGGACGTACCGAAGGAGGTCGACTTCAGGGTTATTGCTAGGGCTTTGCATCTAAGTATCCGAGATatcagtgatagttggaagaccAATGGGGACGTTGTGGGTCTACCcttgaagtttctgctgagagttgccagaggagaagcagagaaggggaattggggagcttttcatgcccagcttgctgcgatgatctatgggatcgtcctgtttcctAGTATGCCCAACTTTATTGACTATGCTACAGTCTGCATCTTCATTGGAAggaatccagttcctactctgttagctgacacttactatgctatccacagtaggcatggtaagggtggggccatcaggtgttgtctcccactgttgctcagatggttcatgtctctcctaCCAGTCAGTGGGCCGTTTGTCGATGCTCAGAGCActtataggtggactcagagggtgatgtctctcacttcatatgatatcagatggcagtcataccggatggatgtgcgagatgttattatgagttgtggagaattccggaacgtgccacttgtggggaccaagggttgcatcaattacaacccagttctttccCTTCGCCAGTTGGGATTCATTATGAGTAGAAggccacttgaagctgagatagatgagagtgtgtattttgagaagaaaAATGACCCcgctagattggagcagattggaagagcctggaagtccattggtgtcagagatggatccattttggggaagaagtttgccattgctatgcctgattacacagattgggtgaagaagagagtggaaactttattgctgccctatgataggatgaatccgttgcaagtgcaaccacccttgattcttgctgataCTGTGCCcgctgagcagtacaagcaagctctgatggagagCCGTCGCCTGAAGGAGAAAGAGCAGGATGCCCAGAGGGAGTTGTACCAAGCCAAAGCTGAAAAGCTGAACCTgtctcatcaactcagagacatccagAGTGCAGATGTTGGGGGAGTAAGGAGTAAGAAGAGATCTTATTCAGAGATGGAGACCTTGCTAGAtgcagagcacagagagtgtttgagattgcagagagctgaagccagttatctgaagaagatcagagacttggagaagcagATCAAAGccaaagatatccagttgaagaaggaagtcgaccagagacttgcatcagagacCCAGCTAGGGGCAGAGGTTATtgagcttagaagacagttgaaggagaagatcactcccttgccagaatgttcagagtgtgaactgttgatagaccagtgtcactacttgaagacgctcattcctggaagtagcttgtcttag